In one Cyprinus carpio isolate SPL01 chromosome B2, ASM1834038v1, whole genome shotgun sequence genomic region, the following are encoded:
- the LOC109092353 gene encoding BMP and activin membrane-bound inhibitor homolog — MQRNSSLVSIWLQLELCAMAVLLTKGEIRCYCDAPHCVATGYMCKSELNACFTRTLDPQSAKSPLSHGCYDPLLNSGKTCHPESTHDTIHGSATLQCCHEDMCNYRGLQDVTYRGSEIHDKRRHQTEGSRHVIARLQEIPSSKEVWFRAAVITVPIAGGLILVLLIMLALRMLRSENRRLQQQRREMLSRLHYSFHGQHLTKSHVAQLDLECMVPVGGHENCCLTCDKIQQSDLTSQRLLSLVSWGKYSGQGKLEFV; from the exons ATGCAGCGCAACAGCAGTCTCGTTTCCATTTGGCTTCAGCTCGAGCTGTGCGCGATGGCTGTTCTCCTCACTAAAG GAGAAATACGGTGTTACTGCGATGCCCCCCACTGTGTGGCCACCGGTTACATGTGCAAATCGGAGCTGAATGCCTGCTTCACCCGCACCTTAGACCCTCAAAGCGCCAAGTCTCCTTTATCTCATGGATGTTACGACCCTCTGTTGAACTCTGGAAAAACTTGCCATCCAGAGTCAACCCATGACACCATTCATGGATCTGCCACACTTCAGTGTTGCCATGAGGATATGTGCAATTACAGAGGCCTGCAAGATGTCACATACAGAGGAAGTGAAATTCATG ACAAACGGCGACATCAAACCGAAGGTAGCCGTCACGTGATTGCAAGACTACAGGAAATTCCTTCCTCCAAGGAGGTATGGTTCCGTGCTGCGGTCATCACTGTACCCATTGCCGGCGGCCTCATCTTGGTCCTCCTCATCATGCTGGCCCTGCGTATGCTGCGCAGTGAAAACCGCAGACTGCAACAACAACGGAGAGAAATGCTGTCTCGCCTTCATTATAGCTTTCATGGCCAACACCTCACCAAGAGTCATGTGGCGCAACTGGACTTAGAATGTATGGTTCCAGTAGGAGGCCATGAGAACTGCTGCCTGACCTGTGACAAGATTCAGCAGTCCGACCTTACCAGCCAAAGACTTCTTTCATTGGTCAGCTGGGGAAAGTACAGTGGCCAAGGCAAGCTGGAGTTTGTGTGA